A DNA window from Candidatus Cloacimonadaceae bacterium contains the following coding sequences:
- a CDS encoding PTS sugar transporter subunit IIA, producing the protein MLLANFLDAKTIYFERQILSREEVYKHLMERICALHLHDLPKCGKPLLDMILERDRVSSTAYPTGIAIPHIRMEGFDDTVIAICFLQNPLDYDGVKVHWVCLIITDKSSSKLYLNIVATLLKLSKDPEILQQLHSQNDGHSVIHLLKSMQIKVKEELTISDIMISDPVRVTPETSLRKLDDLLNTHNISHLPVVDENNRFLGEVNILKVLKVGVPDYLMMLDNLAFLKSFEPLESLFEKEDQLKVSDIMEREVDVLSPSASIIEAVFEMIHNNKRFFSVVENGKLVGIVTSMDIFRKVIKA; encoded by the coding sequence GTGTTATTAGCGAACTTTCTGGATGCCAAGACGATATATTTCGAACGGCAGATTCTGAGCCGCGAAGAGGTCTATAAGCATTTGATGGAACGGATCTGCGCTCTGCATTTGCATGATCTGCCAAAATGCGGCAAACCGTTGTTGGACATGATATTGGAGCGTGATCGAGTTTCTTCGACCGCCTATCCCACCGGCATCGCCATTCCTCACATCCGCATGGAGGGGTTTGACGATACCGTCATTGCCATCTGTTTTCTGCAAAACCCCCTGGACTACGATGGCGTAAAGGTGCACTGGGTGTGCCTGATTATCACGGACAAGAGCTCTTCAAAGCTTTATCTAAACATCGTTGCCACGCTTTTGAAACTCTCCAAGGATCCGGAAATCTTGCAGCAGTTGCATTCCCAGAACGACGGACACAGCGTGATCCACCTGCTCAAGAGCATGCAGATCAAGGTCAAGGAAGAGCTCACCATCAGCGATATCATGATCTCCGATCCGGTGCGCGTCACTCCTGAAACCAGCTTGCGCAAACTCGACGACCTGTTGAACACCCACAATATCTCACACCTTCCGGTAGTGGACGAAAACAACCGTTTCCTCGGTGAAGTGAACATCCTCAAGGTGCTGAAAGTGGGAGTACCGGACTATCTGATGATGCTGGACAACCTTGCCTTCCTCAAGTCCTTCGAACCCCTTGAAAGCCTCTTTGAAAAGGAAGACCAGCTCAAGGTTTCAGACATCATGGAGCGCGAGGTGGACGTGCTCAGCCCTTCTGCCTCGATCATCGAAGCCGTCTTTGAAATGATCCATAACAACAAACGTTTTTTCTCTGTGGTGGAGAATGGCAAGCTTGTGGGGATCGTGACGTCGATGGATATTTTTAGAAAGGTTATAAAGGCTTAG
- a CDS encoding MFS transporter, with the protein MRTHSGNKDAKLIKAKRESDSDVRKTMRISVTEGIFSQVYGSLSTIGSGFITKFMLILGASPLQFSLLSALGQVSAVFQPLGVALTHRLKRRKGACIAITAVGRFFTFFLGLALLFPSGSQGIWFLLSLLFISAGLQATGANIWIAWMSDMIPLSIRGRFFSRRNQIMLVAGLVVSYIVSFHVDLFEKTQGWGRDYLSFIHLDEWFRVENQAFFLGMIFIFATLLSLFGLTILARQPEREARKLELRPLVQIYLEPFKDKNFRLLMVFGVWWMLAIGVGSAFWGPFMLKKLEMGLFRMQLYGTLHMAASLIAYNFWGRFIDRYGNKTAMKICVILGGLNPMFWLFLSKENYNLLWFEAVISGFMWAGTAIITTNFVLSIAGKGKEQVYSGLYGAIAGISMMTSTLLSGVFYPSSLNIGIRILEPEQVVFGIGGILRWLTIIPLMAVQEKRAVPLYRALSQVFRYMSEMVAYRFKRG; encoded by the coding sequence GTGCGAACCCACAGCGGAAACAAAGACGCGAAACTCATAAAAGCCAAGCGGGAAAGCGATTCCGACGTGCGCAAGACCATGCGCATCTCCGTGACCGAGGGAATCTTTTCTCAGGTCTATGGCTCGCTTTCCACGATCGGGAGCGGGTTCATCACGAAGTTTATGCTGATCTTAGGCGCCTCGCCGCTTCAATTTAGCTTACTCTCCGCTTTGGGACAGGTCTCCGCTGTGTTTCAACCATTGGGAGTGGCGCTCACACATCGTCTGAAACGAAGAAAAGGAGCCTGTATCGCCATTACCGCGGTGGGCAGGTTCTTCACTTTCTTTCTCGGCTTGGCACTGCTTTTCCCCTCCGGCTCGCAAGGTATTTGGTTTCTTCTCAGCCTGCTATTTATCAGTGCCGGATTGCAAGCCACGGGCGCCAACATCTGGATCGCCTGGATGAGCGACATGATTCCGCTTTCCATTCGCGGCAGATTCTTTTCACGCCGCAACCAGATTATGCTGGTAGCGGGTTTGGTGGTGAGCTATATCGTCAGTTTCCACGTCGATCTGTTTGAAAAGACACAAGGTTGGGGCAGGGATTATCTCAGCTTTATCCATCTCGATGAGTGGTTTCGGGTGGAAAATCAAGCGTTTTTCCTCGGCATGATCTTCATTTTTGCCACATTGCTTTCGCTCTTTGGATTGACCATTCTGGCACGCCAACCGGAACGCGAAGCCCGCAAACTTGAGCTGCGTCCCCTCGTTCAGATCTACCTTGAACCCTTCAAGGACAAGAACTTCCGCCTATTGATGGTCTTTGGTGTGTGGTGGATGCTCGCCATCGGGGTCGGCAGCGCTTTTTGGGGTCCTTTCATGCTCAAGAAACTGGAGATGGGGCTCTTCCGCATGCAGCTCTATGGCACGCTGCACATGGCGGCTTCGCTGATCGCCTATAATTTTTGGGGACGTTTCATCGATCGCTATGGCAACAAAACGGCGATGAAGATTTGCGTGATTCTGGGTGGTCTGAACCCGATGTTTTGGCTTTTCCTGAGCAAGGAAAACTACAATCTGCTCTGGTTTGAAGCCGTCATCTCAGGTTTCATGTGGGCTGGAACAGCGATCATCACCACAAACTTTGTACTCTCGATTGCCGGAAAAGGCAAGGAACAAGTCTATTCCGGTCTCTATGGCGCCATCGCGGGAATTAGCATGATGACCTCGACCCTCCTGTCCGGCGTGTTCTATCCTTCTTCGCTGAATATCGGCATCCGCATCCTTGAACCCGAACAGGTCGTCTTTGGCATCGGCGGGATTTTACGCTGGCTCACGATCATTCCACTGATGGCGGTGCAGGAAAAACGCGCAGTTCCTCTCTATCGCGCTCTCAGCCAGGTGTTTAGATATATGTCCGAGATGGTTGCCTACCGGTTCAAACGTGGTTGA
- a CDS encoding iron-sulfur cluster assembly scaffold protein — MQYSQKVLDHFMHPKNVGKLENPDASATEGSPACGDQVTVYLKIDEESRVIDDISFLSYGCASNIATASIITELAKGKTLEEAKKISWRDAMEALDGLPPVKVHCSVLAADTLQTAISNYEIAHGLKQVPDFGKPTILDELKKIIYPQVGEDIITLKMVKYVGFTDGEVTIDLNIMSFDQWRENIAAEIREHLEKYPEVKHIQINFP; from the coding sequence ATGCAGTACTCGCAAAAAGTGCTCGACCACTTCATGCACCCCAAGAACGTTGGAAAGCTGGAAAACCCAGATGCCAGCGCCACTGAAGGCAGTCCGGCTTGCGGAGATCAGGTGACGGTCTATCTCAAGATCGACGAAGAAAGCCGGGTTATTGACGATATCAGTTTCCTTTCCTATGGTTGCGCTTCAAACATTGCCACCGCCTCCATCATCACCGAATTGGCAAAGGGCAAGACACTCGAAGAAGCCAAAAAGATAAGCTGGCGGGACGCCATGGAAGCGCTTGACGGCTTGCCTCCGGTCAAAGTGCATTGCTCAGTCCTGGCGGCGGACACCCTCCAAACCGCTATTTCCAATTATGAGATCGCCCACGGCTTGAAACAGGTGCCGGATTTTGGCAAACCCACCATCTTGGACGAGCTGAAAAAGATCATCTATCCCCAGGTCGGAGAAGATATTATCACCCTTAAGATGGTTAAATACGTCGGTTTCACGGATGGAGAAGTGACCATCGATCTCAATATCATGAGCTTTGATCAATGGCGGGAAAACATTGCCGCTGAGATTCGTGAACACCTGGAAAAATATCCCGAGGTGAAACACATCCAGATCAATTTTCCCTGA
- a CDS encoding cysteine desulfurase family protein: protein MKSGSIYMDNCVTTPLAPEVLAAMKPYWEEQFWYPSSFVSTGEQSSANINSFAAAIAKSIGANPIELHFTSGGTLANNIAIKGLAHANAKIGKHIICSVVDYPDLLTNADYLENQGFDITYLSADAEGFIDLRELKSAIRPDTIMFMTTIVNHVVGTIQPMEEIKQILASADHRIFFHVDACQAYGKLRLDVFDLGVDTMSISAHKIHGPQGVGALYVKSGIKLSQLIHGVTRIDNLQTGGIGIALLAGFAKAAELVFADLNANIAHLRGLSDYLLASLETNIPHIELNGPRGEKRACHNVNVTISYIEGEAIAMMLDLNGITVATGSACASQGLQANYVLMAMGKNHVQSHGSMKFTLSRFNTKDEIDIVVLRLKEITATLRARSPLYQQIIKQEK from the coding sequence ATGAAAAGCGGCAGCATCTACATGGACAACTGCGTGACCACTCCCCTCGCGCCTGAAGTGTTAGCAGCGATGAAACCCTATTGGGAAGAGCAATTCTGGTATCCCTCAAGTTTCGTGAGCACGGGCGAGCAAAGCAGTGCCAATATCAATTCTTTCGCCGCGGCAATCGCCAAATCCATCGGCGCAAATCCAATTGAGCTTCATTTCACTTCCGGTGGCACACTGGCGAACAACATCGCCATCAAGGGATTGGCACATGCCAACGCCAAGATTGGAAAGCACATTATTTGTAGCGTCGTGGACTATCCTGATTTGCTGACCAATGCCGACTATCTGGAAAATCAAGGCTTTGACATCACCTATCTGAGCGCGGATGCAGAAGGATTCATCGATCTCAGGGAGCTGAAAAGCGCCATCCGTCCGGACACGATCATGTTTATGACCACCATCGTCAACCATGTGGTGGGAACGATCCAGCCGATGGAGGAGATCAAACAAATCCTTGCTTCCGCCGACCACAGGATATTTTTCCACGTCGATGCCTGCCAGGCTTATGGCAAGCTGCGTTTGGATGTTTTCGACCTCGGTGTGGACACCATGTCCATCAGCGCGCACAAAATCCACGGACCTCAGGGTGTCGGCGCTCTATACGTAAAAAGCGGAATCAAACTATCGCAGCTCATCCATGGGGTGACAAGGATCGACAACCTGCAGACCGGTGGCATCGGCATCGCGCTCTTGGCAGGATTCGCAAAGGCAGCTGAGCTCGTTTTTGCTGATCTGAACGCCAATATCGCACATCTGCGCGGGCTCTCAGACTATCTTTTGGCATCCCTCGAAACGAATATTCCACACATCGAACTCAATGGTCCGCGGGGTGAAAAACGCGCCTGCCACAATGTGAACGTCACCATTTCCTACATTGAGGGCGAGGCGATCGCGATGATGCTGGATCTGAATGGCATAACCGTAGCCACGGGAAGCGCTTGCGCCTCTCAGGGACTGCAAGCGAACTATGTCCTGATGGCGATGGGCAAAAACCACGTCCAATCCCACGGCTCAATGAAATTTACCCTTTCGCGTTTCAATACGAAGGATGAAATCGACATCGTCGTGCTGCGTCTGAAAGAAATCACCGCTACCCTTCGTGCGCGCAGCCCCCTCTACCAACAAATTATCAAACAGGAGAAATAG
- a CDS encoding Rrf2 family transcriptional regulator has product MAVNTRTEYALRALIEMIDADGGQISAQKICERQHLPKKYVEHLLGALKAAKLIISSAGAHGGYILAKKAEETTLLDVMEAVDDASMLSCAGDRERFCLGLGCQFSPFFDELSAKQRKLFQSYNLKKIHKIYKGDKK; this is encoded by the coding sequence ATGGCTGTGAATACACGTACCGAATATGCCCTGAGGGCTTTGATAGAGATGATTGACGCCGATGGCGGACAAATCTCCGCGCAGAAGATCTGCGAGCGTCAACACCTGCCCAAAAAATATGTCGAGCACCTTTTAGGTGCGCTTAAAGCGGCAAAACTGATCATCAGCAGCGCCGGCGCTCACGGTGGATACATCCTCGCAAAAAAAGCTGAGGAGACCACTCTATTGGACGTCATGGAAGCGGTTGACGACGCCTCAATGCTTTCCTGCGCGGGGGATCGCGAACGCTTTTGTCTGGGCTTGGGATGCCAATTCAGTCCCTTTTTCGACGAGCTTTCCGCCAAGCAGCGCAAGCTCTTCCAAAGCTATAATCTGAAGAAAATCCACAAAATCTACAAAGGAGATAAGAAATGA
- a CDS encoding ABC transporter ATP-binding protein yields MIEIKRLSCGYTDQMVLKGMDLCLREEDFAVLAGPNGAGKSTLLYAMLGFITAQQGSISFYGKDLHRYKRVALAKLIAFVPQESFFEFDYPVAEIVLMGRYPYLGVMQSWLPEDRLIVDKVLAQLGLESFSKRYFSELSGGEKQQVLIARALAQDTKFIFLDETLSQLDINHQIEIMNLLREIHLNHGKGVLLISHNLNLAANYAGKMIFLKDGCVLADGNPKDLMQPQLLRELFGIELQTMINPLSGMPNIIYPGKAL; encoded by the coding sequence ATGATCGAGATCAAAAGACTGAGCTGCGGCTACACCGATCAGATGGTGCTGAAAGGCATGGATTTGTGCCTTCGGGAGGAGGACTTTGCCGTGTTGGCGGGTCCCAACGGAGCCGGCAAATCCACTTTGCTCTATGCCATGCTCGGTTTCATCACTGCGCAACAGGGCAGCATCTCGTTCTATGGCAAAGACTTGCATCGCTACAAACGGGTCGCGCTGGCAAAGCTGATCGCCTTTGTTCCGCAGGAGAGTTTCTTTGAATTTGACTATCCTGTCGCCGAGATCGTATTGATGGGGCGCTATCCATATCTGGGAGTGATGCAGTCTTGGCTGCCGGAGGATCGTCTCATAGTGGATAAAGTGTTGGCGCAGCTTGGACTCGAGAGCTTTTCAAAACGCTATTTTTCCGAGCTCAGCGGCGGCGAAAAACAGCAGGTATTGATTGCCCGCGCCCTGGCTCAGGACACCAAGTTTATCTTTTTGGACGAAACTCTTTCCCAACTCGATATCAACCATCAGATCGAGATCATGAACCTGCTGCGGGAGATACACTTAAACCACGGCAAAGGCGTGCTGTTGATTTCCCATAACCTGAATCTGGCAGCGAACTATGCCGGTAAAATGATCTTCCTCAAAGATGGATGCGTCCTCGCCGACGGAAACCCGAAAGACCTGATGCAGCCACAACTTTTGCGGGAACTCTTTGGCATCGAGCTGCAGACGATGATCAATCCCCTCTCCGGCATGCCCAATATCATCTATCCCGGCAAAGCCCTCTAA
- a CDS encoding TonB-dependent receptor plug domain-containing protein, whose translation MRGMFILLWCVVFLPLTGINIRGKVVDEDGKPIERVRVSDNFISVLSRKDGAFSVNTQGDSLFFSRIGFELKSISIKVLTDKVVLVRRPHALPKVLVSGNAIEIFSSSGDLVSIPIDPDRHYYSASQMILEGSGMHSADIQLRGERQTLSILGNLSRHSLIMLDGVPLNPLGQAFDLSMLDPANIESITFIKNNASVYGGGSAIGGIVQITSKKAVLAHKQDFSSSIELGSYGYAKTVFSVGLASPLASFRLQVSKFNADNDFQYKLPPWWAPDSIVIRENNAKRQSSISTSAVTRYKDLILSYSGDYDSFHRQLPGNTNFTEIYRHAFLEGWSNRNKLMLSARPLGLNLQNMIWFSADNTVYNNTRAPLPVFFSHYRQRTRNLGLRGNLSYEKGMMQGGLAAEVGSQSYENRNLLNPSGNIASQSDLANASIKSQAKREFGIYELLASGALRYDYTKREDHLTGRAELVLSRFGWMQSRLGGTFGTSFALPSPYDLYWKGDSQAIGNPDLVSESSQGWQIWLEMMPPMSILKLAYNDNRIDQLIQWRQVQMNGNAWKPMNIGSARIANFDLSGEFKPFDWLKLNTNALFTKAKDISTLAFADAPNLMYTPQSVFSAGAELKYKNIAFRAKYSFSGKRWTTPDNLLDPLPAYDLTEAGISTGFKYAGWRISPQLNIYNLLNKEYSVYPYVPQPGIAFYAGILVRSGE comes from the coding sequence ATGCGCGGTATGTTTATCCTGCTCTGGTGTGTGGTTTTCCTGCCTTTAACGGGGATAAACATCCGCGGCAAGGTTGTTGATGAAGATGGCAAGCCGATCGAGAGGGTGAGAGTAAGCGATAACTTTATCAGCGTTCTCAGCCGGAAGGACGGAGCTTTTAGTGTCAACACTCAAGGCGATTCGCTGTTTTTCTCAAGGATTGGTTTCGAGCTCAAAAGCATTTCTATCAAAGTATTAACTGATAAAGTAGTCCTTGTCCGCCGCCCCCACGCGCTGCCCAAAGTTCTGGTTTCCGGCAACGCGATCGAGATTTTCAGCAGCTCCGGCGACCTTGTTTCCATCCCCATTGATCCTGACCGCCATTATTATTCCGCTTCGCAGATGATCCTCGAAGGCAGCGGCATGCACAGCGCGGACATCCAATTGCGCGGAGAAAGACAGACCCTTTCCATTTTGGGAAACCTTTCCAGGCACAGCCTCATCATGCTCGACGGAGTTCCCCTAAACCCTCTGGGACAAGCATTTGACCTCTCCATGCTCGATCCGGCAAACATCGAATCCATCACCTTTATCAAAAACAACGCCTCGGTCTATGGAGGTGGATCCGCGATCGGCGGCATCGTGCAGATCACCTCAAAGAAAGCGGTGTTGGCGCACAAACAGGATTTTTCCTCCTCAATTGAGCTCGGCTCATACGGCTATGCCAAAACCGTTTTCTCAGTAGGGTTAGCCAGTCCGTTGGCAAGCTTTCGCCTGCAGGTAAGCAAGTTCAACGCGGATAACGACTTCCAATACAAACTGCCGCCCTGGTGGGCACCAGACAGCATCGTCATTAGGGAAAACAACGCCAAGCGCCAAAGCAGCATTTCCACATCCGCCGTCACTCGCTATAAAGACCTGATTTTAAGCTATTCCGGGGATTATGATTCCTTCCATCGCCAGCTTCCCGGCAACACCAATTTCACCGAAATCTACCGCCATGCCTTTCTGGAAGGTTGGTCAAACCGCAACAAACTGATGCTCAGCGCCCGCCCTTTGGGGCTGAATCTGCAAAACATGATCTGGTTCAGCGCGGACAACACGGTCTATAACAACACCCGCGCGCCATTGCCGGTATTCTTTTCGCACTACCGTCAACGCACGCGGAACCTGGGTTTGCGCGGCAACCTCAGCTATGAAAAGGGTATGATGCAAGGCGGGCTCGCTGCGGAAGTCGGCTCCCAAAGCTACGAAAACCGCAATCTGCTCAATCCGTCCGGCAATATCGCCTCGCAAAGCGACTTAGCCAATGCCTCCATCAAAAGCCAGGCAAAGCGGGAATTTGGCATCTATGAACTGCTCGCTTCCGGCGCCCTTCGCTATGATTATACGAAACGTGAGGATCATCTTACCGGTCGCGCGGAACTCGTCCTTTCCCGTTTTGGCTGGATGCAAAGCCGCTTGGGAGGTACATTCGGCACTTCCTTCGCCCTCCCTTCGCCCTATGATCTTTATTGGAAAGGAGATTCCCAGGCGATCGGCAATCCAGACCTCGTCAGCGAAAGCTCCCAAGGCTGGCAGATCTGGCTGGAAATGATGCCGCCTATGAGCATCCTCAAACTCGCATACAACGACAACCGCATCGACCAACTCATCCAATGGCGCCAAGTTCAAATGAACGGAAATGCCTGGAAACCGATGAACATCGGCAGCGCCCGCATCGCCAATTTTGACCTGAGCGGCGAATTCAAACCCTTTGACTGGTTGAAACTCAATACCAACGCCCTCTTCACCAAAGCAAAAGATATTAGCACACTGGCTTTCGCGGACGCGCCAAACCTGATGTACACACCCCAAAGCGTCTTCTCCGCCGGCGCGGAACTGAAATATAAAAACATCGCCTTCAGAGCGAAATACAGTTTTAGCGGAAAACGCTGGACGACCCCGGACAACCTCCTCGATCCCCTTCCCGCCTATGATCTCACCGAAGCGGGCATTTCCACTGGATTCAAATATGCCGGTTGGCGCATCAGCCCCCAGCTCAATATCTACAACCTTTTAAATAAGGAATATTCCGTCTATCCCTATGTCCCCCAACCCGGTATCGCCTTCTACGCCGGCATTTTAGTGCGCAGCGGTGAGTAG
- the rpsU gene encoding 30S ribosomal protein S21 has product MPTVVAKETESFDFLLKRFKKKCEKAAILSEIKKNQAYEKPSVRKKREANVARRKMLKVQRRMQRYMK; this is encoded by the coding sequence TTGCCGACAGTCGTAGCTAAAGAAACCGAATCCTTCGATTTTTTGTTGAAAAGATTCAAGAAGAAGTGCGAAAAAGCCGCTATTCTATCTGAGATAAAGAAGAACCAAGCCTATGAAAAGCCCAGCGTGAGGAAAAAGCGCGAAGCCAACGTCGCACGCCGCAAGATGCTGAAAGTCCAACGCAGAATGCAACGCTATATGAAATAA
- a CDS encoding CvpA family protein, protein MGIIDYAILVFLLAALIMGWRKGLAGALINLAGLVATFFLVSHYYPLVSSNLMLKYHLGKGWAVFLAVIIIVLLIAVVGRLVIYLCNRLLKVIRLSYPNKLLGMVFGFVNGLLILIILTVVLDFFPHVSSPLKNSSKHRVYAGVDLLKDELFGKLKLQRQLKHLELLKEKNKKAINPNK, encoded by the coding sequence ATGGGAATCATCGATTATGCGATCCTGGTTTTTCTGCTCGCAGCTCTGATCATGGGCTGGCGCAAAGGATTGGCGGGAGCTTTGATCAATCTTGCCGGGCTGGTGGCGACCTTCTTTTTGGTGAGCCACTATTATCCACTGGTGAGCAGCAATCTGATGCTCAAATATCACTTGGGCAAAGGCTGGGCTGTCTTTCTCGCGGTGATTATCATCGTTCTGCTCATCGCCGTGGTCGGCAGGCTCGTGATCTATCTCTGCAACCGTCTGTTGAAAGTGATACGTCTGAGCTATCCAAACAAGCTGTTGGGCATGGTCTTCGGCTTTGTCAACGGACTTTTGATCCTGATTATTCTCACCGTCGTGCTGGATTTTTTCCCCCACGTTTCCAGTCCGCTGAAAAACTCTTCCAAACACCGCGTCTATGCCGGGGTCGATCTGCTCAAGGACGAATTGTTTGGCAAGCTCAAGCTCCAACGTCAGCTTAAACATCTTGAATTGCTCAAGGAAAAGAACAAGAAAGCGATAAATCCCAATAAATGA